The sequence ACCTGGACCCTAAACGTGTCGGTAAAGTGGTGCATTTAACCGCGCATCCGCAAGATGAATTCCGCTATAACTTTTCACTCAATCGCCTCAATAATGCCTCCAATAATCCAGACCGTGATTTTGTTGAGATCACATTACCAGGCGCTCACTCCGATATTGGCGGCGGTTATCCTTCACGGCATTTCTTTTCTGGTAAATTGCAAAAGTATGCCCCTTTTTTCACCGATACTAAGCTAGTGGCAATAGAGCGCAGCAGTTACCGTAGCAGATGGGGAAGCACTACTGATGAAGCGATGAAAAAGACAAAAGCCTATGAGAGAATACAGCAAGAAAAACAGCGATTAATAAATAATAATTGGTGTCAGAAACAAGACCTATCCATTGAACATCGCATATATAGGGGTCAGCGAGGCAGAGAGCCAAACATAGTTATTAAATTGACTATGTCCCGTATAGTCGAAGGTGACTTATCTCGTTTAGCACTAAGGTTAATGGTCGGGCTAGCTGAAAATAAAGGGGTAAAATTGGATGATAAGAACGGTAAAGTGTGGAGTGAAAGGAATTACACGATTACCGATTTAAATGACAATCATCAGATACTAGATCAATCTTTTGCTAATATCTGTCAGCAAGTATTGGATCAGGCTAAGCAAGGTAAAGTGCTACCCTTGTTACTCGATGATAAGTTTCATCGCGCCTTAAGGCCTCACTTCATTCATCATAGCTCAGGATTTGAAACTCTAAAGGGGGTTATTTCACCCAATGTCCCCAATGAACACTTTGTGCGCACTTCTTACTCATGTCAGCAAGGAGCATAATAATGATATATAGAAATAAAATAACATTCAGTCTTTGGAAGGTGGGAGTGCAAAGGTTAAAACAATGCACCGTGTTTTTTTTATCGCTAGTGTTTTGTCAGGCTTGTGCTGGAGAAAAAGCTTATATTAATTTAAAAGACGGACATACTTGGAGCATTTATGCCACTGCCCCTTTCTATTATGGTGTCGAGGTTGAACATATCAGTACCGTTAATCAGGCTCAGAACTGGCTCACTTCCCACCTTCGGTTACAAAATTCATCTGATTCTAAAGAGGAGTGGATTGCCTATGCTAAATATAAAGATTGGGAGTTCGACCCCTTCGGCTTAGAGTTATATGGTAATCATGTGAATAGCGCACAAGCAATTTATCCCAAAGTCAATGCGCCTGAGAATGTGTTTATTGCTTGGCTGTCTCTGGCGGAGGGGAAATATTATCGACTGAATTATTCTTTAAATCCGGAGTTGCGGCAAACAATGCTGCATAATCTGTTATATAAAGACAAAGGTGGCCTCGGCTGCGGCAGTATTTTGTTATTTGGCTTCATTCCCGGAGGTGAGGCTAATGTCTGGTTAGGCGCTTGTGGAAAATACACTTTTATTGAACGAGTCAAAGCACAATGGGGCCCCTTGGAAAACGCTTATAAAGTTGGCAATATGGATGTATATTATCCATTATTAATAGAAGAACACAGAGAAAGAGCTGAGGCCGATGGCGTCACCCTGTTTCCTATTCCTCCTGAGCGCTTAGCGCATATGCGTAATAGCAATACAGCGCCCGGCTCCCCAGTGTTTTTAACCAAAAAGTCACCCCAAAAACTCACACATTGCTGGGCAGAAAAACCCTACAACCTCAAGGTGAAACTTGAAATAGGCTCGCCGCAACATCAGTTATCAAGGCGCATTTGGAATAATGCCTATGACTTTGCGGTAAAAGTCCGTTACCTCGATACGGGTATTCATCTAGCCTGGCAAGAAGCGGAAGATAAAGGGTTCGATGCTCAGCAAAGACAGTTATGGGTGCTTGCCAGATTGAGTGCTCAAGGCCAAGTACCAGCGACTCAGATTGCAAAAGGGCTCGCACTCAATGCGGCTGAAGTGAAACAAGTACAAACCTGGGCCGATGATTTTTGCCGCGCAGATAGTCAATTATCTAGTTCGAGTCAGAATGAAACTAACC is a genomic window of Shewanella psychrophila containing:
- a CDS encoding DUF2931 family protein, yielding MIYRNKITFSLWKVGVQRLKQCTVFFLSLVFCQACAGEKAYINLKDGHTWSIYATAPFYYGVEVEHISTVNQAQNWLTSHLRLQNSSDSKEEWIAYAKYKDWEFDPFGLELYGNHVNSAQAIYPKVNAPENVFIAWLSLAEGKYYRLNYSLNPELRQTMLHNLLYKDKGGLGCGSILLFGFIPGGEANVWLGACGKYTFIERVKAQWGPLENAYKVGNMDVYYPLLIEEHRERAEADGVTLFPIPPERLAHMRNSNTAPGSPVFLTKKSPQKLTHCWAEKPYNLKVKLEIGSPQHQLSRRIWNNAYDFAVKVRYLDTGIHLAWQEAEDKGFDAQQRQLWVLARLSAQGQVPATQIAKGLALNAAEVKQVQTWADDFCRADSQLSSSSQNETNLE